A window of Kiritimatiellia bacterium contains these coding sequences:
- a CDS encoding small basic protein has translation MSAHSSLKIGGKTAAKRNVLKRFERIDALMRAGKWKPGDRALGLPKTKPTI, from the coding sequence ATGTCTGCACATTCGAGCCTAAAAATCGGCGGAAAGACCGCAGCCAAGCGGAACGTGCTGAAGCGGTTCGAGCGCATTGACGCGCTGATGCGCGCCGGCAAGTGGAAGCCCGGCGACCGTGCCCTCGGACTGCCCAAGACCAAGCCGACCATCTGA